In Rhodococcus rhodochrous, a single genomic region encodes these proteins:
- the fgd gene encoding glucose-6-phosphate dehydrogenase (coenzyme-F420), producing the protein MLKLGYKASAEQFGPRELVELGVLAEAHGMDSATVSDHFQPWRHNGGHAPFSLAWMTAVGERTERLQLGTSVLTPTFRYNPAVIAQAFATMGCLYPGRIFLGVGTGEALNEIATGYAGEWPEFKERFARLRESVRLMRELWRGDRVDFEGEYYTTKGASIYDVPEGGIPVYVAAGGPVVARYAGRGGDGFICTSGKGMELYTDKLLPAVAEGAEKAERDVAGIDKMIEIKISYDTDPDKALENTRFWAPLSLTPEQKHSIDDPMEMEAAADALPIEQVAKRWIVASDPDEAVEKVKAYVDAGLNHLVFHAPGHDQKRFLELFERDLAPRLRALA; encoded by the coding sequence ATGCTGAAGTTGGGATACAAGGCGTCGGCGGAGCAGTTCGGCCCGCGCGAGCTGGTCGAGCTGGGTGTGCTGGCCGAGGCGCACGGGATGGATTCGGCGACGGTGTCGGATCATTTCCAGCCGTGGCGGCACAACGGCGGGCACGCCCCGTTCTCGCTGGCGTGGATGACCGCCGTGGGCGAGCGCACCGAACGCCTGCAGCTCGGGACCTCGGTGTTGACGCCGACGTTCCGGTACAACCCGGCGGTGATCGCGCAGGCGTTCGCGACGATGGGGTGTCTGTATCCGGGGCGGATCTTCCTCGGTGTCGGCACGGGCGAGGCGCTGAACGAGATCGCCACCGGATATGCCGGGGAGTGGCCGGAGTTCAAGGAACGCTTCGCCCGGCTGCGCGAGTCGGTGCGGTTGATGCGCGAGCTGTGGCGCGGGGATCGGGTGGATTTCGAGGGCGAGTACTACACGACCAAGGGGGCGTCGATCTACGACGTGCCCGAAGGTGGGATTCCGGTCTATGTCGCCGCCGGTGGTCCGGTGGTGGCCCGCTATGCCGGACGCGGTGGGGACGGGTTCATCTGCACCTCGGGCAAGGGCATGGAGCTCTACACCGACAAGCTGCTGCCGGCGGTCGCCGAGGGTGCGGAGAAGGCCGAGCGGGATGTCGCCGGGATCGACAAGATGATCGAGATCAAGATCTCGTACGACACCGACCCGGACAAGGCCTTGGAGAACACCCGGTTCTGGGCGCCGTTGTCGTTGACGCCGGAGCAGAAGCATTCCATCGATGATCCGATGGAGATGGAAGCAGCGGCCGATGCGTTGCCGATCGAGCAGGTCGCCAAGCGGTGGATCGTGGCGTCGGATCCGGACGAGGCGGTCGAGAAGGTCAAGGCGTATGTCGATGCCGGGTTGAATCATCTGGTGTTCCACGCGCCGGGTCATGATCAGAAGCGGTTCCTGGAACTGTTCGAACGCGATCTCGCGCCGCGCCTGCGCGCACTGGCGTGA